One region of Purpureocillium takamizusanense chromosome 4, complete sequence genomic DNA includes:
- the MCM5 gene encoding DNA helicase (EggNog:ENOG503NUIB~COG:L) has translation MDRQSVYSTHVYEPSFGDNGDTRLQLRTQLETFILDFRLDNNFVYRDQLRENALLKKYYCDVDINDLINFNEELAHKLASEPAEIIPLFESALKKCTHRIVFPHEAKVDLPDHQLLLHSDADDVSIRNLDSMTIARLVRVPGIVIGASVMSSKATELHIQCRNCQHQTTIPVLGGFTGVSLPRQCERKRVPNDHTPKCPLDPYFVMHEKSRFVDQQIIKLQEAPDQVPVGELPRHVLISADRYLTNRVVPGSRCTVMGIFSIYQNKASKNSNTGGAVAIRTPYLRAVGIQTDMDKTAKGAASYTEEEEQEFLEMSRRPDLYNIMADCIAPSIYGNRDIKKAILCLLLGGSKKILPDGMRLRGDINVLLLGDPGTAKSQLLKFVEKAAPISIYTSGKGSSAAGLTASVQRDQSTREFYLEGGAMVLADGGVVCIDEFDKMRDEDRVAIHEAMEQQTISIAKAGITTILNARTSVLAAANPIFGRYDDMKTPGENIDFQTTILSRFDMIFIVKDEHTREKDERIAKHVMGIHMDGRGAEEIAESEIPVDKMRRYLTYCKTRCAPRLSEEAATKLSSHFVAIRRQVHAAEMEANTRSSIPITVRQLEAIVRITESLAKLTLSPIATEEHVDEAIRLFLCSTMDAVNQGSNQGSRELNEEVNRLEVELKRRLPIGWSTSLATLRREMVEGKGYSEQGLNRALMILQRRDTIMFRNSGAQVYRNGA, from the exons ATGGATCGTCAATCCGTGTATTCGACGCACGTCTACGAGCCAAGTTTCGGCGATAATGGCGACACACGCCTGCAGCTCCGCACGCAGCTCGAGACTTTCATCCTTGACTTTCGGCTCGACAACAACTTTGTCTACCG AGATCAATTGCGAGAGAACGCGCTGCTGAAGAAGTACTACTGCGATGTCGACATCAACGATCTCATCAACTTcaacgaggagctcgcccaTAAGCTTGCCTCGGAGCCCGCAGAGATCATTCCCCTC TTCGAATCCGCCTTGAAGAAATGTACCCACCGAATCGTTTTCCCgcacgaggccaaggtcgacCTGCCCGACCAccagctgctcctccactcggacgccgacgatgtcTCCATCCGCAATCTTGACTCCATGACGATTGCCAGGCTAGTTCGCGTTCCTGGAATTGTCATCGGTGCTTCTGTCATGTCCTCCAAGGCAACGGAGCTTCACATCCAATGCCGAAATTGCCAGCACCAGACCACGATCCCTGTTTTGGGCGGTTTCACGGGCGTCAGCCTCCCGCGGCAGTGCGAGCGCAAGCGCGTCCCTAACGATCATACCCCCAAGTGCCCCTTGGACCCGTACTTTGTCATGCACGAAAAGTCAAGATTTGTCGACCAGCAGATTATCAAGCTGCAGGAGGCGCCGGATCAAGTCCCAGTTGGAGAGCTGCCTCGCCATGTTCTCATCTCTGCCGATCGGTACTTGACGAACCGCGTCGTCCCAGGCTCAAGATGCACAGTCATGGGAATTTTCTCAATCTATCAGAATAAGGCCTCGAAGAACTCCAAtacgggcggcgcggtggccATTCGAACGCCGTACTTGAGGGCGGTCGGGATCCAGACCGACATGgacaagacggccaagggcgcAGCCTCATACActgaggaagaggagcaggAGTTCCTCGAGATGAGCCGGAGACCAGACCTGTACAACATCATGGCCGATTGCATTGCGCCGTCCATTTATGGTAACCGCGATATCAAGAAGGCAATTCTTTGCCTTTTGTTGGGAGGATCGAAGAAAATTCTCCCAGACGGCATGAGGCTGAGAGGCGATATCAACGTGCTGCTTCTCGGCGACCCCGGTACTGCAAAATCTCAGCTACTGAAGTTTGTAGAGAAAGCAGCACCCATCTCCATCTACACATCTGGCAAGGGCTCTTCGGCAGCGGGTTTGACGGCATCCGTGCAAAGAGATCAGTCCACAAGGGAGTTTTACTTGGAAGGTGGCGCCATGGTGCTTGCTGACGGTGGTGTTGTATGTATCGACGAGTTTGACAAGATGAGGGACGAAGATCGCGTGGCCATTCACGAGGCCATGGAGCAGCAGACAATTTCCATCGCCAAGGCAGGCATCACTACAATTCTCAACGCCAGGACGTCTGttctcgccgcggccaaccCCATTTTCGGCCGTTACGACGACATGAAGACACCGGGAGAGAACATTGACTTCCAGACTACCATCTTGTCCCGTTTCGACATGATCTTTATCGTCAAGGATGAGCATACCCGGGAGAAGGATGAGAGGATAGCCAAGCACGTCATGGGTATCCACATGGATGGCCGTGGAGCTGAGGAGATTGCCGAGTCCGAAATTCCCGTCGACAAAATGCGGAGATATCTCACATATTGCAAGAC CCGATGCGCCCCTCGTCTCAGTGAAGAAGCTGCGACGAAGCTCTCGTCACACTTTGTCGCCATCCGACGACAAGTCCATGCCGCCGAAATGGAGGCCAACACGCGGTCCTCGATCCCCATCACAGTCCGTCAACTGGAAGCTATCGTCCGCATCACTGAATCCCTCGCCAAGCTCACCCTCTCTCCCATCGCTACGGAggagcacgtcgacgaggccattCGGCTATTCCTCTGCTCCACCATGGACGCTGTAAATCAGGGCAGCAACCAGGGCAGCCGCGAGCTCAACGAGGAGGTCAACCGGCTCGAAGTTGAGCTGAAGCGCCGTCTTCCGATAGGCTGGAGCACCAGCctggcgacgctgcggcgggaGATGGTCGAGGGCAAGGGCTACAGCGAGCAGGGGCTCAACAGGGCGTTGATGATCCTGCAGCGGAGAGATACCATCATGTTCAGGAACTCGGGCGCACAGGTGTACCGGAATGGAGCTTAA
- a CDS encoding uncharacterized protein (EggNog:ENOG503P75Z~TransMembrane:1 (o239-259i)), whose protein sequence is MGMLGPLTAQALGRSPYDEVVPGDGEEDPRHPAQQYDYRGRPINPETRRMNRDIVRSHNEVMLVIGVAEPENPFSAPEAESQRRHGDYEENVGLALVRPAIRCVESSGVFGLDGLRQRILIYRRYSHIPFWQLYKEAKEDFSVPRDLLAGAPTSLLTTFVERQVSRLWLNDPNRRLARHWVHEIWSYFRVHLELYVALQQLGLTKSLTLLPNPKFFVPFTEESPMPAPPPPDDFSLPSILRWTGSVFVSTTPFIVWVMARRMLRDWKPQIWGQIYTRLPSTALESKKHRLMQSQTLPSPPPPPPPPSSTAPQQMNEPDDGWTVVQDSQREDSPPPDQLPSSHPGPVEAVRRPSVFSSRGDDYGSDEEDNEGVSATLISFDVEATESTDAPPGLWSAELRPSVASDARANASQPVTYLDTMLTRLPAVVGAHMLTEALCRILMVPYEGTALRLVARTWRLRQGLPFNDMYGANMLSGMTWVSAINFFGSELLHFALCGELWAVFTILSQRYHMTEEEWKEDEAKTDDP, encoded by the exons ATGGGTATGCTAGGGCCTCTCACGGCGCAGGCCTTG GGCCGTTCGCCCTACGATGAGGTGGTCCCCGGAGACGGTGAGGAAGACCCCCGCCATCCAGCGCAGCAGTATGACTATCGAGGTCGCCCCATAAACCCGGAGACCAGACGCATGAACCGCGACATTGTACGGTCGCACAACGAGGTCATGCTCGTTATTGGCGTTGCCGAGCCCGAGAACCCCTTCTCCGCGCCCGAAGCCGAGTCGCAGCGACGCCACGGAGATTACGAGGAAAACGTTGGCCTTGCGCTTGTCAGACCGGCTATTCGCTGTGTCGAGTCATCGGGGGTTTTTGGACTTGATGGTCTCCGCCAACGAATACTA ATCTATAGGCGCTACTCCCATATACCTTTTTGGCAACTCTACAAGGAGGCTAAAGAAGACTTCTCGGTCCCGCGAGACTTGCTTGCTGGAGCACCTACCAGCTTGCTCACAACTTTCGTTGAACGACAAGTGAGCCGACTTTGGCTTAACGACCCCAACAGACGGCTTGCCCGGCATTG GGTACATGAGATTTGGTCATACTTCCGTGTCCATTTGGAGCTCTATGTCGCCCTACAGCAACTTGGCTTGACTAAGAGTTTGACCTTGTTGCCAAACCCCAAGTTCTTTGTCCCGTTCACGGAAGAGTCGCCCAtgccagcaccaccgccaccagaTGATTTCTCCTTACCATCGATACTGCGTTGGACGGGGAGTGTTTTCGTTTCCACTACCCCGTTCATAGTCTGGGTCATGGCACGGCGCATGTTGCGCGATTGGAAGCCCCAGATCTGGGGCCAAATCTATACTCGGCTACCTAGTACTGCGCTTGAGAGTAAGAAGCACCGGCTCATGCAGTCGCAAACAttgccatcaccaccacccccgcCACCCCCTCCTTCCTCAACGGCACCTCAGCAGATGAACGAACCGGATGATGGCTGGACTGTTGTCCAAGACTCTCAAAGAGAGGATTCGCCTCCACCGGATCAGCTTCCGTCGAGCCACCCGGGCCCTGTGGAAGCGGTCAGGCGACCTAGCGTCTTCTCCTCTCGGGGTGACGACTACGGtagcgacgaggaggacaacGAGGGAGTTAGTGCAACCCTCATTAGCTTCGACGTCGAAGCCACGGAGTCAacggacgcgccgcccggccttTGGTCTGCTGAGTTGCGACCAAGCGTAGCGTCAGATGCGAGAGCAAACGCAAGCCAGCCTGTGACCTACCTTGATACCATGCTTACGAGGCTCCccgcggtcgtcggcgcccacaTGCTCACGGAAGCCCTCTGCCGGATACTCATGGTGCCGTACGAGGGGACGGCGCTGCGACTGGTGGCGCGAACTTGGAGGCTGAGGCAGGGCCTGCCCTTCAACGACATGTACGGAGCGAACATGCTGAGCGGCATGACGTGGGTGTCTGCCATCAATTTCTTTGGCAGCGAGCTCCTGCACTTTGCGCTTTGCGGCGAGCTGTGggccgtcttcaccatcTTGTCCCAGCGATATCACATGACGGAGGAGGAATGGAAAGAAGATGAAGCCAAGACCGACGACCCCTGA
- a CDS encoding uncharacterized protein (EggNog:ENOG503P75Z~TransMembrane:1 (o190-210i)), whose protein sequence is MNRDIVRSHNEVMLVIGVAEPENPFSAPEAESQRRHGDYEENVGLALVRPAIRCVESSGVFGLDGLRQRILIYRRYSHIPFWQLYKEAKEDFSVPRDLLAGAPTSLLTTFVERQVSRLWLNDPNRRLARHWVHEIWSYFRVHLELYVALQQLGLTKSLTLLPNPKFFVPFTEESPMPAPPPPDDFSLPSILRWTGSVFVSTTPFIVWVMARRMLRDWKPQIWGQIYTRLPSTALESKKHRLMQSQTLPSPPPPPPPPSSTAPQQMNEPDDGWTVVQDSQREDSPPPDQLPSSHPGPVEAVRRPSVFSSRGDDYGSDEEDNEGVSATLISFDVEATESTDAPPGLWSAELRPSVASDARANASQPVTYLDTMLTRLPAVVGAHMLTEALCRILMVPYEGTALRLVARTWRLRQGLPFNDMYGANMLSGMTWVSAINFFGSELLHFALCGELWAVFTILSQRYHMTEEEWKEDEAKTDDP, encoded by the exons ATGAACCGCGACATTGTACGGTCGCACAACGAGGTCATGCTCGTTATTGGCGTTGCCGAGCCCGAGAACCCCTTCTCCGCGCCCGAAGCCGAGTCGCAGCGACGCCACGGAGATTACGAGGAAAACGTTGGCCTTGCGCTTGTCAGACCGGCTATTCGCTGTGTCGAGTCATCGGGGGTTTTTGGACTTGATGGTCTCCGCCAACGAATACTA ATCTATAGGCGCTACTCCCATATACCTTTTTGGCAACTCTACAAGGAGGCTAAAGAAGACTTCTCGGTCCCGCGAGACTTGCTTGCTGGAGCACCTACCAGCTTGCTCACAACTTTCGTTGAACGACAAGTGAGCCGACTTTGGCTTAACGACCCCAACAGACGGCTTGCCCGGCATTG GGTACATGAGATTTGGTCATACTTCCGTGTCCATTTGGAGCTCTATGTCGCCCTACAGCAACTTGGCTTGACTAAGAGTTTGACCTTGTTGCCAAACCCCAAGTTCTTTGTCCCGTTCACGGAAGAGTCGCCCAtgccagcaccaccgccaccagaTGATTTCTCCTTACCATCGATACTGCGTTGGACGGGGAGTGTTTTCGTTTCCACTACCCCGTTCATAGTCTGGGTCATGGCACGGCGCATGTTGCGCGATTGGAAGCCCCAGATCTGGGGCCAAATCTATACTCGGCTACCTAGTACTGCGCTTGAGAGTAAGAAGCACCGGCTCATGCAGTCGCAAACAttgccatcaccaccacccccgcCACCCCCTCCTTCCTCAACGGCACCTCAGCAGATGAACGAACCGGATGATGGCTGGACTGTTGTCCAAGACTCTCAAAGAGAGGATTCGCCTCCACCGGATCAGCTTCCGTCGAGCCACCCGGGCCCTGTGGAAGCGGTCAGGCGACCTAGCGTCTTCTCCTCTCGGGGTGACGACTACGGtagcgacgaggaggacaacGAGGGAGTTAGTGCAACCCTCATTAGCTTCGACGTCGAAGCCACGGAGTCAacggacgcgccgcccggccttTGGTCTGCTGAGTTGCGACCAAGCGTAGCGTCAGATGCGAGAGCAAACGCAAGCCAGCCTGTGACCTACCTTGATACCATGCTTACGAGGCTCCccgcggtcgtcggcgcccacaTGCTCACGGAAGCCCTCTGCCGGATACTCATGGTGCCGTACGAGGGGACGGCGCTGCGACTGGTGGCGCGAACTTGGAGGCTGAGGCAGGGCCTGCCCTTCAACGACATGTACGGAGCGAACATGCTGAGCGGCATGACGTGGGTGTCTGCCATCAATTTCTTTGGCAGCGAGCTCCTGCACTTTGCGCTTTGCGGCGAGCTGTGggccgtcttcaccatcTTGTCCCAGCGATATCACATGACGGAGGAGGAATGGAAAGAAGATGAAGCCAAGACCGACGACCCCTGA
- the utp13 gene encoding U3 small nucleolar RNA-associated protein 13 (EggNog:ENOG503NUNT~COG:A) — MATKQPLKTTFNVDRVIRPIFTGGSVSIDNGAQILATTFGEDAILTNPANGRHLAQIEGDGELISTLTLTPSGSHLIMCSRSLSMRIFALKRSSDESSIEASLIRTLKPHSTPVVVLAVDRTSTLLATGGTDGAIKVWDIAGGYVTHTFRGPSVLVSALHFFEVASRANDTTVSRKSKKGGRAREADDETEAASTTHFRLVSGSQDGKVRVWDLNKRGCIANLDSHVSDVQRLDYSPEQDAIVSGSRDKTIIWWDAKSWKIRKVVPCLELVETVGFVDEGRLTFSAGSNGCLRIWDTDTGAELTPKQAAKSEEEAMVSGIYRPSLPFILCVQVDRTLALYELPTKAKSADLSGPEPFRRISGTHDEIIDLGYLLPDRSMLALATNSEDIRLISVSDAEEVEKQGTWVESKTPYFGQDVALLRGHEDIIISLDVDWSGHWIATGAKDNTARLWRVDPATNSFVCWATFSGHAESLGAVALSRTVPAEGSAARTDPLSHPPPFLLTGSQDQTIKKWEIPRKQQQPGQKVGSRAAFTRKAHEKDINAINVHHSGQLFASASQDKTVKIWSVAEGEVQGILRGHKRGVWTVQFSPAQLPPIQGDDGPVTGKGVMLTGSGDKSIKLWSLADYTCIRTYEGHTNSVLKVVWLNTPASKEQSKRPVLFASAGGDGLVKVWNANTGEAECTLDNHEDRVWALAVHPDTNAIASGSGDSTVTFWKDTTAETQAAASQATLKMIEQEQELQNHIFAGSYREAITLALQLNHPGRLLSLFTSVVTSNSPEKGSLCGLRAVDDVLGSLSDEQIFLLLLRLRDWNTNARTAPIAQRILWTLVQSYPASKFSNLSIKGARGQQSLKDVLHGLKVYTERHYKRMEELVDESYLVEYTLQEMDSFAPLEAVDVAMEEMDDADEVLVA, encoded by the exons ATGGCGACGAAGCAGCCCTTGAAGACGACCTTCAACGTCGACCGTGTGATACGACCGATTTTCACCGGCGGCTCCGTGTCAATCGACAATGGCGCACAAATTCTGGCCACGACCTTTGGCGAGGATGCCATCTTGACCAACCCCGCCAATGGAAGACATCTCGCCCAAATTGAAGGC GATGGAGAGCTTATCTCAACTCTGACCC TGACTCCATCGGGCTCTCACCTGATTATGTGCTCTCGATCCTTGTCCATGAGGATATTCGCACTCAAGCGCTCGTCCGACGAAAGCTCTATTGAAGCATCGCTCATCCGAACGTTAAAGCCCCATTCGACTCCAGTTGTGGTGCTGGCTGTCGATCGTACGAGCACCCTCCTCGCGACAGGAGGCACGGACGGCGCCATCAAAGTGTGGGACATCGCTGGCGGCTACGTCACTCACACATTCCGTGGACCTTCCGTACTGGTATCGGCACTACATTTCTTTGAAGTTGCGTCGCGTGCCAACGACACTACAGTTTCTCGGAAAAGCAAAAAGGGCGGCCGGGCGCGCGAAGCTGACGACGAAACTGAGGCGGCTAGTACCACGCACTTCAGACTCGTTTCCGGCAGCCAGGATGGCAAGGTCCGTGTCTGGGATCTGAACAAGCGGGGCTGCATCGCCAATTTGGACTCGCACGTTTCGGACGTCCAGCGGCTCGACTATTCGCCCGAGCAGGACGCGATTGTCAGCGGGAGCAGGGATAAGACCATCATCTGGTGGGATGCCAAATCTTGGAAGATTCGAAAGGTCGTCCCTTGTTTGGAACTTGTCGAGACGGTTGGCTTCGTCGATGAGGGTCGCCTGACTTTTTCTGCCGGCTCCAATGGATGCCTTCGAATTTGGGACACGGacaccggcgccgagctcacACCGAAGCAGGCTGCCAAGAGTGAGGAAGAGGCTATGGTCTCTGGGATTTATCGGCCGTCACTGCCATTTATCTTATGCGTCCAGGTCGACCGCACTTTGGCTCTCTATGAGTTGCCAACGAAAGCCAAATCCGCGGACCTTTCTGGCCCTGAGCCGTTCCGCCGGATATCCGGAACCCATGACGAGATCATCGATTTGGGGTATCTGCTTCCGGACAGGTCCATGCTTGCGCTCGCCACGAACTCTGAGGACATCCGCTTGATATCTGTCTCCGATGCAGAGGAGGTTGAAAAGCAGGGAACTTGGGTCGAGAGCAAGACCCCGTATTTTGGACAGGATGTGGCTTTGCTTCGCGGCCATGAAGACATCATCATTTCGTTGGATGTTGACTGGTCCGGCCACTGGATCGCTACTGGTGCCAAAGATAACACCGCACGCCTGTGGCGTGTCGACCCGGCCACCAACTCGTTCGTATGCTGGGCCACGTTTTCCGGTCACGCCGAGTCACTTGGAGCGGTTGCCCTCTCACGTACAGTGCCTGCGGAAGGATCCGCTGCTCGAACCGACCCCTTGAGTCACCCACCCCCTTTCCTCCTCACGGGCTCCCAGGATCAGACCATCAAGAAGTGGGAAATCCCTCGAAAACAACAACAGCCGGGCCAGAAGGTGGGATCGCGCGCAGCATTCACGCGAAAGGCCCACGAGAAGGATATCAACGCCATCAACGTACACCATTCCGGCCAGCTCTTTGCGAGTGCGTCACAGGACAAGACGGTCAAGATCTGGTCCGTGGCCGAGGGTGAGGTTCAAGGCATCCTGCGGGGCCACAAGCGTGGTGTCTGGACCGTTCAGTTCTCCCCAGCGCAGCTGCCCCCGATAcaaggcgatgatggcccgGTTACCGGTAAGGGGGTCATGCtcacgggcagcggcgataAGAGCATTAAGCTGTGGAGTCTGGCCGATTACACATGCATTCGTACTTATGAGGGTCATACGAACAGTGTTCTGAAGGTGGTTTGGCTGAATACGCCGGCATCGAAGGAGCAGTCCAAGAGGCCGGTTCTGTttgccagcgccggcggtgatggATTAGTCAAAGTCTGGAACGCGAACACAGGAGAGGCAGAGTGCACGCTCGACAACCACGAAGATCGAGTGTGGGCCCTGGCCGTCCATCCTGACACCAATGCCATCGCTTCCGGCAGTGGCGACTCAACTGTGACCTTCTGGAAGGACacgacggccgagacgcAAGCCGCTGCTTCACAAGCTACGCTGAAGATGATTGAGCAGGAGCAAGAACTGCAAAACCATATCTTTGCAGGCTCCTATCGAGAGGCCATCACTTTGGCACTTCAGCTCAACCATCCCGGCCGCCTTCTCAGCCTGTTCACTTCGGTTGTTACGAGCAACTCGCCCGAGAAGGGCAGCCTGTGCGGACTCAGGGCCGTCGATGACGTTCTCGGAAGCCTCTCTGACGAGCAGATATTTTTGTTGCTTTTGAGACTGCGGGACTGGAACACTAATGCACGAACGGCGCCTATTGCGCAAAGAATCTTGTGGACTCTGGTCCAAAGCTACCCGGCGTCTAAATTCTCCAACCTGTCTATCAAGGGTGCGCGTGGGCAACAGAGCCTCAAGGATGTTCTCCACGGCTTGAAAGTCTATACGGAACGACATTACAAGCGCATGGAGGAGTTGGTTGACGAGAGCTATTTGGTGGAATATACCCTACAGGAGATGGACAGCTTTGCGCCGCTTGAGGCTGTTGATGTCGCCATGGAAGAGATGGACGATGCTGATGAAGTTCTGGTCGCGTAA
- the utp13 gene encoding U3 small nucleolar RNA-associated protein 13, variant 2 (EggNog:ENOG503NUNT~COG:A), with product MCSRSLSMRIFALKRSSDESSIEASLIRTLKPHSTPVVVLAVDRTSTLLATGGTDGAIKVWDIAGGYVTHTFRGPSVLVSALHFFEVASRANDTTVSRKSKKGGRAREADDETEAASTTHFRLVSGSQDGKVRVWDLNKRGCIANLDSHVSDVQRLDYSPEQDAIVSGSRDKTIIWWDAKSWKIRKVVPCLELVETVGFVDEGRLTFSAGSNGCLRIWDTDTGAELTPKQAAKSEEEAMVSGIYRPSLPFILCVQVDRTLALYELPTKAKSADLSGPEPFRRISGTHDEIIDLGYLLPDRSMLALATNSEDIRLISVSDAEEVEKQGTWVESKTPYFGQDVALLRGHEDIIISLDVDWSGHWIATGAKDNTARLWRVDPATNSFVCWATFSGHAESLGAVALSRTVPAEGSAARTDPLSHPPPFLLTGSQDQTIKKWEIPRKQQQPGQKVGSRAAFTRKAHEKDINAINVHHSGQLFASASQDKTVKIWSVAEGEVQGILRGHKRGVWTVQFSPAQLPPIQGDDGPVTGKGVMLTGSGDKSIKLWSLADYTCIRTYEGHTNSVLKVVWLNTPASKEQSKRPVLFASAGGDGLVKVWNANTGEAECTLDNHEDRVWALAVHPDTNAIASGSGDSTVTFWKDTTAETQAAASQATLKMIEQEQELQNHIFAGSYREAITLALQLNHPGRLLSLFTSVVTSNSPEKGSLCGLRAVDDVLGSLSDEQIFLLLLRLRDWNTNARTAPIAQRILWTLVQSYPASKFSNLSIKGARGQQSLKDVLHGLKVYTERHYKRMEELVDESYLVEYTLQEMDSFAPLEAVDVAMEEMDDADEVLVA from the coding sequence ATGTGCTCTCGATCCTTGTCCATGAGGATATTCGCACTCAAGCGCTCGTCCGACGAAAGCTCTATTGAAGCATCGCTCATCCGAACGTTAAAGCCCCATTCGACTCCAGTTGTGGTGCTGGCTGTCGATCGTACGAGCACCCTCCTCGCGACAGGAGGCACGGACGGCGCCATCAAAGTGTGGGACATCGCTGGCGGCTACGTCACTCACACATTCCGTGGACCTTCCGTACTGGTATCGGCACTACATTTCTTTGAAGTTGCGTCGCGTGCCAACGACACTACAGTTTCTCGGAAAAGCAAAAAGGGCGGCCGGGCGCGCGAAGCTGACGACGAAACTGAGGCGGCTAGTACCACGCACTTCAGACTCGTTTCCGGCAGCCAGGATGGCAAGGTCCGTGTCTGGGATCTGAACAAGCGGGGCTGCATCGCCAATTTGGACTCGCACGTTTCGGACGTCCAGCGGCTCGACTATTCGCCCGAGCAGGACGCGATTGTCAGCGGGAGCAGGGATAAGACCATCATCTGGTGGGATGCCAAATCTTGGAAGATTCGAAAGGTCGTCCCTTGTTTGGAACTTGTCGAGACGGTTGGCTTCGTCGATGAGGGTCGCCTGACTTTTTCTGCCGGCTCCAATGGATGCCTTCGAATTTGGGACACGGacaccggcgccgagctcacACCGAAGCAGGCTGCCAAGAGTGAGGAAGAGGCTATGGTCTCTGGGATTTATCGGCCGTCACTGCCATTTATCTTATGCGTCCAGGTCGACCGCACTTTGGCTCTCTATGAGTTGCCAACGAAAGCCAAATCCGCGGACCTTTCTGGCCCTGAGCCGTTCCGCCGGATATCCGGAACCCATGACGAGATCATCGATTTGGGGTATCTGCTTCCGGACAGGTCCATGCTTGCGCTCGCCACGAACTCTGAGGACATCCGCTTGATATCTGTCTCCGATGCAGAGGAGGTTGAAAAGCAGGGAACTTGGGTCGAGAGCAAGACCCCGTATTTTGGACAGGATGTGGCTTTGCTTCGCGGCCATGAAGACATCATCATTTCGTTGGATGTTGACTGGTCCGGCCACTGGATCGCTACTGGTGCCAAAGATAACACCGCACGCCTGTGGCGTGTCGACCCGGCCACCAACTCGTTCGTATGCTGGGCCACGTTTTCCGGTCACGCCGAGTCACTTGGAGCGGTTGCCCTCTCACGTACAGTGCCTGCGGAAGGATCCGCTGCTCGAACCGACCCCTTGAGTCACCCACCCCCTTTCCTCCTCACGGGCTCCCAGGATCAGACCATCAAGAAGTGGGAAATCCCTCGAAAACAACAACAGCCGGGCCAGAAGGTGGGATCGCGCGCAGCATTCACGCGAAAGGCCCACGAGAAGGATATCAACGCCATCAACGTACACCATTCCGGCCAGCTCTTTGCGAGTGCGTCACAGGACAAGACGGTCAAGATCTGGTCCGTGGCCGAGGGTGAGGTTCAAGGCATCCTGCGGGGCCACAAGCGTGGTGTCTGGACCGTTCAGTTCTCCCCAGCGCAGCTGCCCCCGATAcaaggcgatgatggcccgGTTACCGGTAAGGGGGTCATGCtcacgggcagcggcgataAGAGCATTAAGCTGTGGAGTCTGGCCGATTACACATGCATTCGTACTTATGAGGGTCATACGAACAGTGTTCTGAAGGTGGTTTGGCTGAATACGCCGGCATCGAAGGAGCAGTCCAAGAGGCCGGTTCTGTttgccagcgccggcggtgatggATTAGTCAAAGTCTGGAACGCGAACACAGGAGAGGCAGAGTGCACGCTCGACAACCACGAAGATCGAGTGTGGGCCCTGGCCGTCCATCCTGACACCAATGCCATCGCTTCCGGCAGTGGCGACTCAACTGTGACCTTCTGGAAGGACacgacggccgagacgcAAGCCGCTGCTTCACAAGCTACGCTGAAGATGATTGAGCAGGAGCAAGAACTGCAAAACCATATCTTTGCAGGCTCCTATCGAGAGGCCATCACTTTGGCACTTCAGCTCAACCATCCCGGCCGCCTTCTCAGCCTGTTCACTTCGGTTGTTACGAGCAACTCGCCCGAGAAGGGCAGCCTGTGCGGACTCAGGGCCGTCGATGACGTTCTCGGAAGCCTCTCTGACGAGCAGATATTTTTGTTGCTTTTGAGACTGCGGGACTGGAACACTAATGCACGAACGGCGCCTATTGCGCAAAGAATCTTGTGGACTCTGGTCCAAAGCTACCCGGCGTCTAAATTCTCCAACCTGTCTATCAAGGGTGCGCGTGGGCAACAGAGCCTCAAGGATGTTCTCCACGGCTTGAAAGTCTATACGGAACGACATTACAAGCGCATGGAGGAGTTGGTTGACGAGAGCTATTTGGTGGAATATACCCTACAGGAGATGGACAGCTTTGCGCCGCTTGAGGCTGTTGATGTCGCCATGGAAGAGATGGACGATGCTGATGAAGTTCTGGTCGCGTAA